The Stenotrophomonas maltophilia genome includes a region encoding these proteins:
- a CDS encoding glutamine--tRNA ligase/YqeY domain fusion protein — MSEHTPASPETPADSHEKRDFIRQIVREDLASGKHQAIKTRFPPEPNGYLHIGHAKSICLNFGIAGEFSGVCNLRFDDTNPAKEDPEYVAAIQDDVRWLGFEWNELRHASDYFQAYYLAAEKLIEQGKAYVCDLSAEEVRAYRGTLTEPGRPSPWRDRSVEENLDLFRRMRAGEFPDGARTLRAKIDMASGNINLRDPALYRIKHVEHQNTGNAWPIYPMYDFAHALGDSIEGITHSLCTLEFEDHRPLYDWCVDNVDFAHDDALTQPLVDAGLPREAAKPRQIEFSRLNINYTVMSKRKLMALVTEQLVDGWEDPRMPTLQGLRRRGYTPAAMRLFAERVGISKQNSLIDFSVLEGALREDLDSAAPRRMAVIDPVKLVLTNLPEGHEEQLTFSNHPKDESFGSREVPFAREVWIDREDFAEVPPKGWKRLVPGGEVRLRGAGIIRCDEVIKDAGGTITELRGWLDPESRPGMEGANRKVKGTIHWVSAVHGVPAEIRLYDRLFSVPNPDDESEGKTYRDYLNPESRRTVTGYVEPAAASAAPEQSFQFERTGYFVADRRDHTEAKPVFNRSVTLRDTWSA; from the coding sequence ATGTCCGAGCACACCCCCGCCAGCCCCGAGACCCCCGCCGACAGCCACGAGAAGCGCGATTTCATCCGCCAGATCGTGCGCGAGGACCTGGCCAGCGGAAAGCACCAGGCGATCAAGACCCGCTTCCCGCCGGAGCCGAACGGCTACCTGCACATCGGCCATGCCAAGTCGATCTGCCTGAACTTCGGCATCGCCGGCGAATTCAGCGGCGTCTGCAACCTGCGCTTCGACGACACCAACCCGGCCAAGGAAGACCCGGAATACGTGGCTGCGATCCAGGACGACGTGCGCTGGCTGGGCTTCGAGTGGAACGAGCTGCGCCACGCCTCGGACTACTTCCAGGCCTATTACCTGGCCGCCGAAAAGCTGATCGAGCAGGGCAAGGCCTATGTCTGCGACCTGTCGGCCGAGGAAGTGCGCGCCTACCGCGGCACCCTCACCGAGCCGGGCCGCCCGTCGCCGTGGCGCGACCGCAGCGTCGAGGAAAACCTCGACCTGTTCCGCCGCATGCGCGCCGGTGAGTTCCCGGATGGCGCGCGCACCCTTCGCGCGAAGATCGACATGGCCAGCGGCAACATCAACCTGCGCGATCCGGCGCTGTACCGCATCAAGCACGTCGAGCACCAGAACACCGGCAACGCGTGGCCGATCTACCCGATGTACGACTTCGCCCACGCGCTGGGTGATTCGATCGAGGGCATCACCCACTCGCTGTGCACGCTGGAGTTCGAAGACCACCGCCCGCTGTACGACTGGTGCGTGGACAACGTCGATTTCGCCCATGACGATGCGCTGACCCAGCCGCTGGTCGATGCCGGCCTGCCGCGCGAAGCCGCCAAGCCGCGCCAGATCGAGTTCTCGCGCCTGAACATCAACTACACGGTGATGAGCAAGCGCAAGCTGATGGCGCTGGTCACCGAGCAGCTGGTGGACGGCTGGGAAGACCCGCGCATGCCGACCCTGCAGGGCCTGCGTCGCCGTGGCTACACCCCGGCCGCGATGCGCCTGTTCGCCGAGCGCGTGGGCATCAGCAAGCAGAATTCGCTGATCGACTTCAGCGTGCTGGAAGGCGCGCTGCGCGAAGACCTGGACAGCGCCGCGCCGCGCCGCATGGCAGTGATCGATCCGGTCAAGCTGGTGCTGACCAACCTGCCGGAAGGCCATGAAGAACAGCTGACCTTCAGCAACCACCCGAAGGACGAGAGCTTCGGCAGCCGCGAAGTGCCGTTCGCACGTGAAGTGTGGATCGACCGCGAGGACTTCGCCGAAGTGCCGCCGAAGGGCTGGAAGCGCCTGGTGCCGGGTGGCGAAGTGCGCCTGCGCGGCGCCGGCATCATCCGCTGCGACGAAGTGATCAAGGATGCCGGCGGCACCATCACCGAGCTGCGCGGCTGGCTGGATCCGGAATCGCGTCCGGGTATGGAAGGCGCCAACCGCAAGGTCAAGGGCACCATCCACTGGGTCAGCGCCGTGCATGGCGTGCCGGCCGAGATCCGCCTGTACGACCGCCTGTTCTCGGTGCCGAACCCGGATGATGAATCGGAAGGCAAGACCTACCGCGATTACCTCAATCCGGAATCGCGCCGCACCGTCACCGGCTATGTCGAGCCGGCCGCGGCCAGCGCCGCGCCGGAGCAGTCGTTCCAGTTCGAACGTACCGGCTACTTCGTCGCCGACCGCCGCGACCACACCGAAGCCAAGCCGGTGTTCAACCGCAGCGTGACCCTGCGCGATACCTGGTCGGCCTGA
- the msrA gene encoding peptide-methionine (S)-S-oxide reductase MsrA — MLGIGAFKQRLPRPEEALPGRDQPLPLHSNQHFVNSHPLKDRFAGLQQIRFALGCFWGAERKFWTEPGVYSTSVGYAGGITPNPTYEEVCSGLTGHTEVVQVVFDPAVVSLERLLQLFWESHDPTQGMRQGNDTGTQYRSAIHATDEAQYAVALASREAYQAQLDAAGYGPITTEIVYPAPAYYYAEDYHQQYLAKNPNGYCGIGGTGVSCPIGLDVEAPR, encoded by the coding sequence ATCCTCGGCATCGGCGCCTTCAAGCAGCGCCTGCCACGCCCGGAAGAGGCGCTGCCGGGGCGTGACCAGCCGCTGCCGCTGCACAGCAACCAGCACTTCGTGAACAGCCATCCGCTGAAGGACCGTTTTGCCGGCCTGCAGCAGATCCGTTTCGCGCTGGGCTGCTTCTGGGGCGCCGAGCGCAAGTTCTGGACCGAACCGGGCGTGTACAGCACCTCGGTGGGCTATGCCGGGGGCATCACCCCGAACCCGACCTATGAAGAGGTCTGTTCGGGCCTGACCGGCCACACCGAAGTGGTGCAGGTGGTGTTCGACCCGGCGGTGGTGAGCCTGGAGCGCCTGCTGCAGCTGTTCTGGGAGAGCCACGACCCGACCCAGGGCATGCGCCAGGGCAACGACACCGGCACCCAGTACCGCTCGGCGATCCACGCCACCGACGAGGCGCAGTACGCCGTCGCGCTGGCCAGCCGCGAGGCCTACCAGGCGCAGCTGGATGCGGCCGGCTACGGCCCGATCACCACCGAGATCGTGTACCCGGCACCTGCGTACTACTACGCCGAGGACTATCACCAGCAGTACTTGGCGAAGAATCCGAACGGCTACTGCGGCATCGGCGGCACCGGCGTGAGCTGCCCGATCGGGTTGGATGTGGAGGCGCCGCGCTGA
- the ahpF gene encoding alkyl hydroperoxide reductase subunit F — protein sequence MLDANLQSQLKTYLERVTRPIQITAHADDGAKSQEMLELLQTLESLSDKISLQVLRDGQGRVPSFDLGTPGQDIHLTFAGLPMGHEFTSLVLALLQVGGHPSKATAELIEQVQNLEGEYRFETYFSLSCQNCPDVVQALNLAAVLNPRIQHVAIDGALFQDEVEKREIMSVPTVYLNGEVFDQGRMTLEQIVAKLDTNASKRDAEKIAAKDAFDVLVVGAGPAGAAAAIYAARKGIRTGIAAERFGGQVLDTMAIENFISVKETEGPKLATALEQHVREYEVDIMNLQRASALVPAGEDGLVQVQLENGAVLKSRSVILSTGARWRQMNVPGEDQYRNKGVAYCPHCDGPLFKGKRVAVIGGGNSGVEAAIDLAGIVSHVTLLEFDSSLRADEVLQKKLRSLANVTVLTSAQTTEVLGDGSRVTGLVYKDRVGGDAHRVELEGIFVQIGLLPNTEWLKDVVALSPRGEVVIDDRGQTNLPGVFAAGDCTTVPYKQIIIAMGAGSTAALSAFDHLIRSSVSNSSGAVAEAA from the coding sequence ATGTTGGACGCCAACCTGCAGTCGCAGCTGAAGACCTATCTGGAGCGCGTGACCCGCCCGATCCAGATCACCGCGCACGCCGACGACGGCGCCAAGTCGCAGGAGATGCTGGAACTGCTGCAGACCCTGGAAAGCCTGTCGGACAAGATCTCGCTGCAGGTGCTGCGCGATGGCCAGGGCCGCGTGCCGTCCTTCGACCTGGGCACCCCGGGCCAGGACATCCACCTGACCTTCGCCGGCCTTCCGATGGGCCATGAGTTCACCTCGCTGGTGCTGGCGCTGCTGCAGGTGGGCGGTCATCCGTCCAAGGCCACCGCCGAGCTGATCGAGCAGGTGCAGAACCTGGAAGGCGAGTACAGGTTCGAAACCTACTTCTCGCTGTCCTGCCAGAACTGCCCGGACGTGGTGCAGGCGCTGAACCTGGCGGCGGTGCTCAACCCGCGCATCCAGCACGTGGCCATCGACGGTGCCCTGTTCCAGGACGAAGTCGAGAAGCGCGAGATCATGTCGGTGCCGACCGTGTACCTCAACGGCGAAGTGTTCGACCAGGGCCGCATGACCCTCGAGCAGATCGTGGCCAAGCTGGACACCAATGCCAGCAAGCGCGATGCCGAGAAGATCGCCGCCAAGGACGCCTTCGACGTGCTGGTGGTGGGCGCTGGCCCGGCCGGTGCTGCAGCGGCGATCTACGCCGCACGCAAGGGCATCCGCACCGGCATCGCCGCCGAGCGTTTCGGTGGCCAGGTGCTGGACACCATGGCCATCGAGAACTTCATTTCGGTGAAGGAGACCGAAGGCCCGAAGCTGGCCACGGCACTGGAACAGCACGTGCGCGAGTACGAGGTGGACATCATGAACCTGCAGCGCGCCAGCGCGCTGGTGCCGGCCGGTGAAGACGGCCTGGTGCAGGTGCAGCTGGAGAATGGCGCAGTGCTGAAGTCGCGTTCGGTGATCCTGTCCACCGGCGCACGCTGGCGGCAGATGAACGTGCCGGGCGAAGACCAGTACCGCAACAAGGGCGTGGCCTACTGCCCGCACTGCGACGGCCCGCTGTTCAAGGGCAAGCGCGTGGCGGTGATCGGCGGCGGCAACTCCGGCGTGGAAGCGGCCATCGACCTGGCCGGCATCGTGTCGCATGTAACCCTGCTGGAGTTCGATTCCAGCCTGCGCGCCGATGAAGTGCTGCAGAAGAAGCTGCGCAGCCTGGCCAATGTCACCGTGCTGACCAGCGCACAGACCACCGAAGTGCTGGGCGACGGCAGCCGTGTCACCGGCCTGGTCTACAAGGACCGCGTCGGCGGCGACGCCCACCGCGTCGAGCTGGAAGGCATCTTCGTGCAGATCGGCCTGCTGCCCAACACCGAGTGGCTGAAGGATGTGGTGGCGCTGTCGCCGCGTGGCGAGGTCGTCATCGACGACCGCGGCCAGACCAATCTGCCGGGTGTGTTCGCTGCTGGCGATTGCACGACGGTACCCTACAAGCAGATCATCATCGCCATGGGCGCCGGTTCGACCGCCGCACTGAGCGCGTTCGACCACCTGATCCGCTCGTCGGTGAGCAACAGCAGCGGTGCCGTTGCTGAAGCGGCCTGA
- a CDS encoding DUF6348 family protein, which produces MTTTSAALLPLLQQVLQDAGIASHVDGNALLLDSGLRLTPHAMAAHARDNGGWQTSTVIESQHPRLFADGLFEYQHANGADEQASLLSGFQAWARVDLVTLQTAIGAQDAQGLPMMGLTYPAGDNGEEHERTVVLGPLAHYRAQEVDASTCSEDDHGSCPCCLFTRSMDAFDELLKARQFLAIRLFASRDADGLCEADCRVNGHDFAAALPLLRAYAASWPQAGLEFRKQYVVIRTGSPG; this is translated from the coding sequence ATGACCACGACCTCCGCCGCTCTCCTCCCGCTGCTGCAGCAGGTCCTTCAGGACGCGGGCATCGCCAGCCACGTCGACGGCAACGCGCTACTGCTGGACAGCGGCCTGCGCCTGACCCCGCATGCAATGGCCGCACACGCGCGAGACAACGGTGGTTGGCAGACCTCCACCGTCATCGAAAGCCAGCATCCGCGGTTGTTCGCCGATGGCCTGTTCGAGTACCAGCACGCAAATGGTGCCGATGAGCAGGCATCGCTGTTGTCCGGCTTCCAGGCCTGGGCCCGGGTGGACCTGGTGACCCTGCAGACCGCGATCGGCGCCCAAGACGCACAGGGCCTGCCGATGATGGGCCTGACCTATCCGGCCGGTGACAACGGCGAGGAACACGAACGCACTGTAGTGCTGGGGCCGTTGGCGCACTACCGTGCACAGGAAGTGGATGCCTCCACCTGCAGCGAAGACGATCATGGCTCCTGCCCCTGCTGCCTGTTCACCCGTAGCATGGATGCCTTCGACGAGCTGCTGAAAGCCCGCCAATTCCTCGCCATCCGCCTGTTCGCCTCGCGCGATGCCGACGGCCTGTGCGAGGCCGATTGCCGGGTCAACGGCCACGACTTCGCCGCCGCCCTGCCCCTGCTGCGCGCCTACGCGGCCAGCTGGCCGCAGGCCGGGCTGGAATTCCGCAAGCAGTACGTGGTGATCCGCACCGGCTCGCCAGGCTGA
- a CDS encoding membrane protein translates to MITALSVLFWFISQHPLLTFFAAMVLAGLVSWWRRFPGYAIVVFPLAMLNMFLGHFLNATFLNVVGERGEAVIVKAERTSSTLNEQYIWRYEGVLRTAEGRDVDVVFHTNTASLWPLENAIRIPARDQPFVVKYTPGFPRNFVILTNESPHGVAQARASARERVEVAARKLHFSPGNADFRADYRRELETWLRDHGNDPQQQSDAQRYRAELDALDR, encoded by the coding sequence ATGATCACCGCCCTCTCCGTCCTGTTCTGGTTCATCTCGCAGCATCCGCTGCTGACGTTCTTTGCAGCGATGGTGCTGGCCGGGCTGGTCTCGTGGTGGCGGCGCTTTCCGGGCTACGCCATCGTGGTGTTCCCGCTGGCGATGCTCAACATGTTCCTCGGCCACTTCCTCAACGCCACCTTCCTCAACGTGGTGGGCGAGCGTGGTGAAGCGGTGATCGTCAAGGCCGAGCGAACCAGCTCCACGCTCAACGAACAGTACATCTGGCGCTACGAAGGGGTGCTGCGTACCGCCGAGGGCCGCGACGTGGACGTGGTGTTCCACACCAACACCGCTTCGCTGTGGCCGCTGGAAAACGCCATCCGTATCCCGGCGCGCGACCAGCCGTTCGTGGTCAAGTACACGCCGGGCTTCCCACGCAACTTCGTCATCCTCACCAATGAATCCCCGCACGGCGTCGCCCAGGCCCGGGCCAGCGCGCGCGAGCGGGTGGAGGTGGCGGCACGCAAGCTGCATTTCAGCCCGGGTAATGCCGATTTCCGCGCGGACTATCGCCGCGAGCTGGAAACCTGGCTGCGCGACCACGGCAACGATCCGCAGCAGCAATCCGACGCGCAGCGATATCGCGCCGAACTCGACGCGCTCGACCGCTAG
- a CDS encoding transaldolase, translating to MSTPSKLSQLRELSVVVADTGDYEAIKRLQPVDCTTNPTLVKKALDLPVYAELIERELAWGRQQSGDREAVVHAVADRLTIGVGALLSTLVPGRVSTEVDADQAHDTAATVAKARQFIQMYADAGVPREKILIKIAATWEGVEAARILQAEGIDCNLTLIFNPTQALACSEAGAFLISPFVGRILDWYVANGQTPATIDEDPGVKFVRGVYAEFKRRGSPTVVMGASFRSTAQIEALAGCDRLTISPDLLEKLDADHGELPRKLVAGAAEGAAVTPIDAAKFAADLAADPMATEKLATGIEAFAKDLDALRERIRAAL from the coding sequence ATGAGTACCCCGTCCAAACTGTCCCAGCTGCGCGAACTGTCCGTGGTCGTTGCCGATACCGGTGACTACGAGGCGATCAAGCGCCTGCAGCCGGTGGACTGCACCACCAATCCGACCCTGGTGAAGAAGGCGCTGGACCTGCCGGTCTACGCCGAGCTGATCGAACGCGAACTGGCCTGGGGCCGCCAGCAGAGTGGCGACCGCGAAGCCGTGGTGCACGCCGTGGCCGACCGCCTGACCATCGGCGTCGGCGCGCTGCTGAGCACGCTGGTGCCGGGCCGCGTGTCCACCGAAGTGGACGCCGACCAGGCCCACGACACCGCCGCCACCGTGGCCAAGGCCCGCCAGTTCATCCAGATGTACGCCGATGCCGGCGTGCCGCGCGAGAAGATCCTGATCAAGATCGCCGCGACCTGGGAAGGCGTGGAAGCCGCGCGCATCCTGCAGGCCGAGGGCATCGACTGCAACCTGACCCTGATCTTCAACCCGACCCAGGCGCTGGCCTGCAGCGAAGCCGGCGCGTTCCTGATCTCGCCGTTCGTCGGTCGTATCCTCGATTGGTACGTGGCCAACGGCCAGACCCCGGCCACCATCGACGAAGACCCGGGCGTGAAGTTCGTGCGTGGCGTGTATGCCGAATTCAAGCGCCGCGGTTCGCCGACGGTGGTGATGGGTGCCTCGTTCCGTTCGACCGCGCAGATCGAAGCGCTGGCCGGCTGCGACCGCCTGACGATTTCGCCGGACCTGCTGGAGAAGCTGGACGCTGACCACGGCGAGCTGCCGCGCAAGCTGGTGGCCGGTGCAGCGGAAGGCGCGGCGGTGACCCCGATCGATGCGGCGAAGTTCGCGGCGGACCTCGCGGCCGATCCGATGGCCACCGAGAAGCTGGCGACCGGCATCGAGGCGTTTGCCAAGGATCTGGACGCACTGCGCGAGCGGATCCGCGCGGCACTGTGA
- a CDS encoding nucleoside deaminase, translating into MLYAQVHLTLPAWIHDQIDLDRRYPGDEAKVALAIELSRLNVEHASGGPFGAVVFGPDDKVIAAGVNRVMPHATSLAHAENMAYMLAQQRLQTPRLNAVLSPVTLATSSQPCCQCYGATVWAGIDRLLIGANSADVEELTPFDEGPLPADWVGELNKRGIEVVQGLNRDAARSVLRAYGESDGARY; encoded by the coding sequence ATGCTGTACGCGCAAGTCCACCTGACCCTTCCCGCCTGGATCCACGACCAGATCGACCTGGATCGTCGATATCCGGGCGATGAGGCCAAGGTCGCGCTGGCGATCGAGCTGTCGCGGCTGAACGTCGAGCACGCCAGTGGCGGTCCGTTCGGTGCGGTGGTGTTCGGACCGGACGACAAGGTCATCGCCGCTGGCGTGAACCGGGTGATGCCGCACGCGACTTCGCTGGCGCACGCCGAGAACATGGCCTACATGCTGGCCCAGCAGCGCCTGCAGACCCCGCGCCTGAACGCAGTGCTGTCGCCGGTCACCCTGGCCACCAGCTCGCAGCCGTGCTGCCAGTGCTACGGCGCCACCGTGTGGGCCGGCATCGACCGCTTGCTGATCGGTGCCAACTCGGCCGACGTCGAGGAACTGACCCCGTTCGACGAAGGCCCGCTGCCGGCCGACTGGGTGGGTGAACTCAACAAGCGCGGCATCGAAGTGGTGCAGGGCCTGAACCGCGACGCCGCACGCAGCGTGCTGCGCGCCTATGGGGAAAGCGATGGCGCCCGTTACTGA
- a CDS encoding putative signal transducing protein, with protein sequence MHIVYKADNLFDAHLVKHALEDAGIPAFVFGEQLLGGMGELPLFGVLRVGIPDAARPQAEDIVAALDLGHAPDAPISDADDIAGLPA encoded by the coding sequence ATGCACATCGTGTACAAGGCCGACAACCTGTTCGACGCCCACCTGGTCAAGCACGCGCTGGAAGATGCCGGCATCCCGGCCTTCGTGTTTGGCGAGCAGCTGCTGGGCGGCATGGGCGAGCTGCCGCTGTTCGGTGTGCTGCGGGTGGGAATCCCCGATGCGGCACGCCCGCAGGCCGAGGACATCGTGGCGGCGCTGGACTTGGGCCACGCGCCGGACGCCCCCATTTCAGATGCAGACGACATAGCCGGACTTCCGGCGTAG
- the ahpC gene encoding alkyl hydroperoxide reductase subunit C, with protein MSLINTQIQPFEANAYHNGEFIKVSDASLKGQWSVLIFMPAAFTFNCPTEIEDAADHYAEFKKAGAEVYIVTTDTHFSHKVWHETSPAVGKAQFPLVGDPTHQLTNAFGVHIPEEGLALRGTFIINPEGVIKTLEIHSNEIARDVSETLRKLKAAQFTAANPNQVCPAKWKEGEKTLTPSLDLVGKI; from the coding sequence ATGTCCCTGATCAACACCCAGATCCAGCCGTTCGAAGCCAACGCTTACCACAATGGCGAGTTCATCAAGGTTTCCGACGCCAGCCTGAAGGGCCAGTGGTCCGTCCTGATCTTCATGCCGGCCGCCTTCACCTTCAACTGCCCGACCGAGATCGAAGACGCGGCTGACCATTACGCCGAGTTCAAGAAGGCTGGCGCCGAGGTCTACATCGTCACCACCGATACCCACTTCTCGCACAAGGTGTGGCACGAAACCTCGCCGGCCGTCGGCAAGGCCCAGTTCCCGCTGGTCGGCGACCCGACCCACCAGCTGACCAACGCCTTCGGCGTGCACATTCCGGAAGAAGGCCTGGCCCTGCGCGGCACCTTCATCATCAACCCGGAAGGCGTGATCAAGACCCTGGAGATCCACTCCAACGAGATCGCCCGTGACGTGTCCGAAACCCTGCGCAAGCTGAAGGCTGCCCAGTTCACCGCCGCCAACCCGAACCAGGTGTGCCCGGCCAAGTGGAAGGAAGGTGAGAAGACCCTGACCCCGTCGCTGGACCTGGTCGGCAAGATCTAA
- the rnk gene encoding nucleoside diphosphate kinase regulator: MSTASGLPPSITVSTFDMDRLDAMLESPALSQTPAALALAEELNRATVLAPDQIPEGIVMMHSRVECEDEVSGEKHVLTLVFPREANVDEGKVSVLAPVGSALLGLSIGQSIDWNAPGGRKLRLRVTAVHNDRP, translated from the coding sequence ATGAGTACCGCCAGCGGCCTGCCGCCGTCGATCACCGTTTCCACCTTCGACATGGACCGCCTGGACGCCATGCTCGAATCCCCTGCGCTGAGCCAGACGCCTGCCGCGCTCGCGCTTGCTGAAGAACTCAACCGGGCCACCGTGCTGGCACCGGACCAGATTCCCGAAGGCATCGTCATGATGCATTCGCGCGTGGAGTGCGAAGATGAAGTGTCGGGCGAGAAGCACGTCCTGACCCTGGTCTTCCCCCGCGAAGCCAACGTCGATGAAGGCAAGGTTTCCGTGCTGGCCCCGGTCGGCAGTGCCCTGCTCGGCCTTTCGATCGGCCAGAGCATCGACTGGAACGCGCCCGGCGGCCGCAAGCTGCGCCTGCGCGTGACTGCGGTCCACAACGACCGCCCCTGA
- the prmC gene encoding peptide chain release factor N(5)-glutamine methyltransferase has protein sequence MSFQTDPTLRQIVAEASARLGGIEARHEAELLLLHVLDRPRSWLFAHATDPLAANDQAAFEALLARRVAGEPVAYLTGRRGFWTLDLEVDPATLIPRPETELLVELALERLPPDQSLQLADLGTGSGAIALALASERPQAQVLATDASPGALAVAARNAARHDLRNVRFAEGGHDWYAPLQCARFDLIASNPPYIASDDPHLEQGDLRFEPATALASGPDGLDDIRRIVDGGQAHLLPGGWLLIEHGWDQGEAIRALFEAAGFAEVQTVPDLEQRDRITLGRRPA, from the coding sequence ATGTCTTTCCAAACCGATCCCACCCTGCGCCAGATCGTGGCCGAGGCCAGTGCCCGTCTCGGCGGCATCGAAGCCCGCCACGAGGCTGAACTGCTGCTGCTGCATGTACTGGACCGCCCGCGCAGCTGGCTGTTCGCCCACGCCACCGATCCGCTGGCCGCCAATGACCAGGCCGCCTTCGAGGCGTTGCTGGCCCGCCGCGTGGCCGGTGAGCCGGTGGCCTACCTGACCGGCCGTCGCGGATTCTGGACGCTGGACCTGGAGGTCGACCCGGCCACGCTGATCCCGCGTCCGGAAACCGAGCTGCTGGTCGAGCTGGCGCTGGAGCGCCTGCCGCCAGACCAGTCGCTGCAGCTGGCCGACCTGGGCACCGGCAGTGGTGCGATTGCACTGGCACTGGCCAGCGAACGGCCGCAGGCGCAGGTGCTGGCCACCGACGCCAGCCCGGGCGCGCTGGCCGTGGCCGCGCGCAATGCCGCCCGCCATGATCTGCGCAACGTCCGCTTCGCCGAAGGCGGGCACGACTGGTATGCGCCGCTGCAGTGCGCGCGTTTTGATCTGATTGCCAGCAACCCGCCGTACATCGCCAGCGACGATCCGCATCTGGAGCAGGGTGACCTGCGCTTCGAGCCGGCCACCGCACTGGCCTCGGGTCCGGATGGCCTGGACGACATCCGCCGCATCGTCGACGGTGGCCAGGCCCACCTGCTGCCCGGCGGCTGGCTGCTGATCGAGCACGGTTGGGACCAGGGCGAGGCGATCCGCGCGCTGTTCGAGGCGGCGGGGTTTGCCG
- a CDS encoding LysR substrate-binding domain-containing protein produces MNLRDLKYLVALADHKHFGRAAASCFVSQPTLSTQIRKLEEELGLPLVERAPRKVMLTPAGQEAAARARVIVSEVEQLKEAARRSRDPEAGTVRLGIFPTLGPYLLPHVIPRIRERFPELELLLVEEKSDVLLDRLREGKLDAALLALPVIDDQLHAEFLFEEPFLLAVSGRHPLARREHLDVQELATQKLLLLEDGHCLRDQALEVCRLFGANEKSEFRATSLETLRQMVAADVGITLLPSLSVQPPVPRSNNIRLLDFTGEGRPSRRIAMIWRRSSAMNDFLMELADQFKRLPQALFTLDAVNATGEATALPGPALNG; encoded by the coding sequence ATGAACCTACGTGATCTGAAGTACCTGGTAGCCCTGGCCGACCACAAGCATTTCGGCCGGGCTGCCGCCTCCTGCTTTGTCAGCCAGCCCACGCTGTCCACGCAGATCCGCAAGCTGGAAGAAGAACTGGGCCTGCCGCTGGTGGAACGCGCACCGCGCAAGGTGATGCTGACCCCGGCCGGCCAGGAAGCGGCGGCACGGGCACGGGTGATCGTGTCCGAAGTGGAGCAGCTGAAGGAAGCGGCGCGACGCAGCCGCGACCCGGAAGCCGGGACGGTGCGCCTGGGGATCTTCCCGACCCTCGGTCCGTACCTGCTGCCGCATGTGATCCCACGCATCCGTGAGCGCTTCCCGGAGCTGGAACTGCTGCTGGTCGAGGAAAAGAGCGACGTGCTGCTGGACCGCCTGCGCGAAGGCAAGCTGGATGCTGCGTTGCTGGCGCTGCCGGTGATCGACGACCAGCTGCATGCCGAGTTCCTGTTCGAGGAACCGTTCCTGCTGGCGGTGTCCGGGCGCCACCCGCTGGCCCGGCGCGAACACCTGGATGTGCAGGAACTGGCCACGCAGAAGCTGCTGCTGCTGGAAGATGGCCACTGCCTGCGCGACCAGGCGCTGGAAGTGTGCCGCCTGTTCGGCGCCAACGAGAAGTCCGAGTTCCGCGCCACCAGCCTGGAGACGCTGCGGCAGATGGTTGCCGCCGATGTCGGCATCACCCTGCTGCCCAGCCTGTCGGTGCAGCCGCCGGTGCCGCGCTCGAACAACATCCGCCTGCTCGACTTCACCGGCGAGGGCCGTCCCAGCCGTCGCATCGCCATGATCTGGCGCCGCAGCTCGGCCATGAACGACTTCCTGATGGAACTGGCCGACCAGTTCAAGCGCCTGCCGCAGGCGCTGTTCACCCTTGATGCGGTGAATGCCACCGGCGAAGCGACTGCTCTGCCCGGCCCCGCCCTGAACGGCTGA